Proteins encoded within one genomic window of Thermococcus celer Vu 13 = JCM 8558:
- a CDS encoding hydrogenase: MFGYWDALYFVYVFTLSLLISYAVYKWAERSSAGTRRTGDGAKIFLSGEDQDNVVPQFEHFRGYFTGRHVMWGLIRGIHRLFLVLRREHTGLLSDYVSYLLVTTAIIVGVLMVWG, translated from the coding sequence ATGTTCGGCTACTGGGACGCCCTCTACTTCGTCTACGTTTTCACCCTGAGCCTGCTCATCTCGTACGCCGTCTACAAGTGGGCCGAGCGCTCGAGCGCGGGAACCAGGAGAACCGGCGATGGGGCGAAGATATTCCTCAGCGGTGAGGATCAGGACAACGTTGTCCCGCAGTTCGAGCACTTCCGGGGCTACTTCACGGGCAGACACGTCATGTGGGGCCTCATAAGGGGAATCCACAGGCTCTTCCTCGTCCTTCGCAGGGAGCACACGGGACTTCTGAGCGACTACGTTAGCTACCTGCTCGTCACGACGGCGATAATAGTGGGAGTACTGATGGTGTGGGGGTGA
- the mbhE gene encoding hydrogen gas-evolving membrane-bound hydrogenase subunit E translates to MKRTLGALSLLFLLGVLLTVASPSNGVKFGPGGSEWTKYRYTDEYYIEHGVEEVGGTNIVTDIVFDYRGYDTLGEATVLFTAIAGAVALLRPWRRDGDE, encoded by the coding sequence ATGAAGCGAACCCTTGGTGCCCTATCACTGCTGTTCCTCCTGGGGGTGCTCCTCACCGTTGCGAGCCCCTCAAACGGGGTGAAGTTCGGCCCCGGCGGGAGCGAGTGGACGAAGTACCGCTACACCGACGAGTACTACATCGAGCACGGCGTCGAGGAAGTGGGGGGGACGAACATAGTCACGGACATAGTGTTCGACTACCGCGGCTACGACACCCTCGGGGAGGCTACCGTTCTCTTCACCGCGATAGCCGGAGCCGTCGCGCTCCTCAGGCCCTGGAGGAGGGATGGGGATGAGTAG
- a CDS encoding NADH-quinone oxidoreductase subunit B family protein: MAIKVPPGDVRENGGDTSQRERLEREISKLCKYIGRSPWAFHVNSGSCNGCDIEIIAALTPRYDAERFGVKLVGTPRHADVLLVTGPVTNQSLERVKLIYEQTPDPKVVVAVGACPTGGSVFYESPFTNAPLDRHIPVDVFVPGCPPRPEAILHGVVLALRKLIEKIEEGKE, translated from the coding sequence ATGGCCATCAAGGTTCCTCCGGGGGACGTGAGGGAAAACGGCGGGGATACCTCCCAGCGCGAGAGGCTTGAGAGGGAGATATCGAAGCTCTGTAAGTACATAGGAAGGTCACCTTGGGCCTTCCACGTCAACAGCGGTTCGTGCAACGGGTGCGACATCGAGATAATAGCGGCCCTAACCCCGAGGTACGATGCCGAGCGCTTCGGGGTAAAGCTCGTCGGAACCCCGAGGCACGCGGATGTACTGCTCGTCACAGGCCCCGTGACCAACCAGAGCCTCGAGAGGGTCAAGCTGATCTACGAGCAGACGCCCGATCCCAAGGTGGTGGTTGCCGTAGGGGCTTGCCCCACGGGCGGGAGTGTGTTCTACGAGAGCCCCTTCACCAACGCGCCGCTGGACAGGCACATCCCGGTTGACGTCTTCGTTCCCGGCTGCCCGCCGAGGCCGGAGGCCATACTGCACGGTGTCGTGCTCGCTCTTCGGAAGCTGATCGAGAAGATTGAGGAGGGTAAGGAATGA
- the mnhG gene encoding monovalent cation/H(+) antiporter subunit G, giving the protein MNAVTYVIYAFLTVSVSFNLLGGFALHRFPDVYTRLHGATKCTTFGTIFAVLAVVVHAAYRLHLTGDPKYLGMALHSLVALIALLLTNPTGAHAIAKAAYLSGYRPAKAVIDAYGEKVGGAE; this is encoded by the coding sequence ATGAACGCGGTGACCTACGTAATCTACGCGTTTCTCACGGTAAGCGTGTCCTTCAACCTGCTCGGCGGTTTCGCCCTCCACAGGTTCCCCGACGTCTACACGAGACTCCACGGGGCGACCAAGTGCACCACCTTCGGAACGATATTCGCGGTTCTGGCGGTGGTCGTCCACGCGGCTTATCGGCTCCACCTAACCGGGGACCCCAAGTACCTCGGGATGGCACTCCACAGCCTCGTCGCCCTGATAGCCCTCCTCCTGACGAACCCGACGGGGGCGCACGCGATAGCCAAGGCGGCATACCTGAGCGGCTACAGGCCGGCCAAAGCCGTCATCGACGCCTACGGGGAGAAGGTGGGTGGTGCGGAATGA
- a CDS encoding TRAM domain-containing protein, translating into MYGDGFGGGYEAPVKVGERYRVRIESLGKGGDGIAKIKGFVIFVPNTQVGDEVEIVINSVKRKFAFAEVIE; encoded by the coding sequence ATGTACGGAGATGGATTTGGCGGTGGCTACGAGGCCCCCGTTAAGGTTGGAGAAAGGTACAGGGTTAGGATCGAGAGCCTTGGAAAGGGTGGCGATGGTATAGCCAAGATTAAGGGCTTTGTTATCTTCGTCCCGAACACACAGGTCGGCGACGAGGTTGAAATCGTCATCAACTCGGTCAAGAGGAAGTTCGCTTTCGCGGAAGTCATCGAGTGA
- a CDS encoding cation:proton antiporter, whose protein sequence is MIAPEFLYAVVVVMIAAFLSLLRVFLGPSVPDRVVGVDTLNTLIVAGMVLLGAAYDRTIYIDVAIVYALLSYVGTLAIARYLQGGLE, encoded by the coding sequence ATGATAGCGCCTGAGTTCCTCTACGCGGTCGTCGTAGTCATGATAGCGGCCTTTCTATCGCTCCTCAGGGTGTTCTTGGGCCCGAGCGTGCCGGACAGGGTCGTTGGAGTTGACACCCTCAACACGCTAATCGTCGCGGGGATGGTACTCCTCGGCGCCGCCTACGACAGGACGATATACATCGACGTAGCCATCGTCTACGCCCTTCTGAGCTACGTGGGGACCCTCGCCATAGCCAGGTACCTCCAGGGGGGATTGGAATGA
- a CDS encoding ferritin-like domain-containing protein: MKMYDVDEVVERLARLSYEEALAYWISGERKEAELYSELAKRAKDLGLGERLVETFEQLAKDSLKHAKELNARFEREYGRKPPSEIESLEVLPVLNEFERADQLEEVLKAAMESELIAHESYKALSERVEDPELRELYRKLADVELKHYEALLERYEELMREKVAP, encoded by the coding sequence ATGAAAATGTACGACGTTGATGAGGTCGTCGAAAGGCTGGCGAGGCTCAGCTACGAGGAAGCCCTGGCCTACTGGATAAGCGGCGAGCGGAAGGAGGCCGAGCTCTACAGCGAACTGGCGAAGCGGGCGAAGGACCTGGGCCTCGGGGAGAGGCTGGTGGAGACCTTTGAGCAACTCGCGAAAGACTCGTTAAAACACGCTAAGGAGCTCAACGCCCGCTTCGAGAGGGAGTACGGAAGGAAGCCTCCCTCCGAGATCGAGTCGCTCGAGGTTCTCCCGGTTCTCAACGAGTTCGAGAGGGCCGACCAGCTGGAGGAGGTCCTAAAGGCGGCCATGGAGAGCGAGCTCATAGCCCACGAGTCCTACAAAGCCCTATCGGAGAGGGTGGAGGACCCCGAACTTAGGGAGCTCTACCGGAAGCTCGCCGACGTTGAGCTGAAGCACTACGAGGCCCTCCTGGAGAGATATGAGGAACTGATGAGAGAGAAGGTCGCCCCCTGA
- a CDS encoding tRNA (N(6)-L-threonylcarbamoyladenosine(37)-C(2))-methylthiotransferase, with protein MTKVHVETYGCTRNRADAEMMEELLVRAGYELVESPESADYVVVNTCAVKDPTERHMSRRIRELIDAGKRVIATGCLPHVNPDAIDPRVSGILGVKSIDRIAEAISVAEGGGRLVSLEGWRERNPDKLELPRLWKGGVAFVIPIGEGCLNGCTYCATRFARGVLKSYRPELIVKWVKEALARGYREIQLSSEDTGCYGFDIGTNLAELLDEITAIEGEFRVRVGMMNPNHAMKILDGLIDAYLDGKVYKFLHLPVQSGDNEVLRRMGRGYTVEEFEEIVRAFRRKIRDLNLNTDVIVGFPGEDDGAFENTVELVKRIRPDKVNVSRYSPRPGTVAARWKQLPGWKVKERSRALHRLRLRIAHEINRGYLGREVEVLVHGAGEKGGTEGRTFNYKEIILDSGEAGEFLRARVDWAGSTYLRGTLI; from the coding sequence ATGACGAAGGTTCACGTCGAGACCTACGGGTGCACGAGGAACAGGGCAGATGCCGAGATGATGGAGGAGCTCCTGGTTAGAGCGGGTTACGAGCTCGTGGAAAGCCCGGAAAGCGCGGATTACGTCGTGGTGAACACCTGCGCGGTTAAGGACCCCACGGAGAGGCACATGAGCAGGAGGATAAGGGAACTCATCGATGCCGGCAAGAGGGTAATCGCCACGGGTTGCCTCCCCCACGTTAATCCCGATGCCATAGATCCCCGCGTTTCCGGAATCCTGGGGGTTAAGAGCATCGACAGGATAGCCGAGGCGATAAGCGTCGCCGAGGGCGGTGGAAGGCTCGTGAGCCTCGAGGGATGGCGCGAGAGGAACCCGGACAAGCTCGAGCTTCCCCGCCTCTGGAAGGGGGGAGTCGCCTTCGTGATTCCTATAGGCGAAGGGTGTCTCAACGGGTGCACCTACTGCGCGACCCGCTTTGCGAGGGGCGTTCTCAAGAGCTACAGACCCGAACTTATCGTCAAATGGGTGAAGGAAGCCCTGGCGAGGGGTTACAGGGAGATACAGCTCTCGAGCGAGGACACGGGCTGTTACGGCTTCGACATAGGGACGAACCTCGCGGAGCTCCTCGACGAGATAACCGCCATAGAGGGTGAGTTCAGGGTCAGGGTGGGCATGATGAACCCCAACCACGCGATGAAGATACTGGACGGACTCATCGACGCCTACCTCGACGGGAAGGTCTATAAGTTCCTCCACCTTCCGGTCCAGAGCGGCGACAACGAGGTCCTCAGGAGGATGGGGCGGGGTTACACGGTCGAGGAGTTCGAGGAGATAGTCCGGGCGTTTCGGCGAAAAATCCGGGATCTAAACCTCAACACGGACGTCATAGTGGGCTTCCCGGGCGAGGACGACGGGGCCTTCGAGAACACGGTTGAGCTGGTGAAGCGGATCAGGCCGGACAAGGTAAACGTCTCCCGCTATTCGCCGAGGCCGGGGACTGTGGCGGCGAGGTGGAAGCAACTGCCGGGCTGGAAGGTCAAGGAACGCTCGAGGGCCCTCCACAGGCTCAGGCTCCGGATAGCCCACGAGATAAACAGGGGATACCTCGGAAGGGAGGTTGAGGTTCTCGTCCACGGCGCCGGAGAGAAAGGGGGAACCGAAGGGAGAACCTTCAACTACAAGGAGATAATCCTTGACTCCGGCGAAGCAGGCGAGTTCCTGAGGGCCCGCGTTGACTGGGCCGGCTCGACCTATCTTAGAGGAACTCTTATCTAA
- a CDS encoding 4Fe-4S dicluster domain-containing protein: MRVPPTLSTVLGNLFKKPATNPFPKSDPVPVPEGFRGKLVYDVEKCVGCRLCITVCPAGVIEYVPEVRKVTFWLGRCTFCAQCVDVCPVNALSMSDEFLLATADKYDDNLRWFHGEEIEEFKRKLEEKKKARESFKKEARKAVESEG, from the coding sequence ATGAGGGTTCCGCCGACCCTGTCGACGGTGCTCGGTAACCTCTTCAAGAAGCCCGCTACCAACCCCTTCCCGAAGAGCGATCCGGTGCCGGTTCCGGAGGGCTTCAGGGGCAAGCTCGTCTACGACGTCGAGAAGTGCGTCGGCTGCAGGCTGTGCATCACGGTCTGCCCGGCGGGTGTCATAGAGTACGTCCCCGAGGTGAGGAAGGTCACCTTCTGGCTCGGGAGGTGCACCTTCTGCGCCCAGTGCGTCGACGTCTGCCCGGTTAACGCGCTCAGCATGAGCGACGAGTTCCTGCTGGCCACCGCAGATAAGTACGACGACAACCTCAGGTGGTTCCACGGGGAGGAGATCGAGGAGTTCAAGAGGAAACTCGAGGAGAAAAAGAAGGCCCGGGAATCCTTCAAAAAAGAGGCGAGGAAAGCCGTGGAGTCCGAAGGTTAG
- a CDS encoding hydrogenase large subunit: protein MNGKLEYWVKVPVGPIHPALEEPEKFILTLDGERIINVDVKLGYNLRGIEWIAMRRNYIQILYLAERMCGICSFSHNHTYSRAVEEMAGIEVPERAEYIRVIIGELERIHSHLLNLGVVGHAIGYDTVLHLTWLAREKVMDVLEFIGGNRVNYAMNTIGGVRRDIEEKHVRAIKEMIEYYRRDVLPKVEEVFLYDPTIEARLRDAGVIPRRIAIEYSAQGPTARGSGVKKDVRYNERLGVYPDLGIKPVTPKEFTGVVKGDIFDRMVVRVGELWQSLELIEKAIDRMPGGKIKAVPKDNALLFQLKKAEGEGVGRYEAPRGELIHYVIAQKGRDGPVRWKMREPTFPNLFAIARALVSEQVADVPVAIASIDPCLSCTDRVAVVDANTGERKVLTEKDLLRLSIEKTRELNPEVKAKPEVVGVGCPRGGGL from the coding sequence ATGAACGGGAAGCTTGAATACTGGGTCAAGGTGCCGGTGGGACCGATTCATCCCGCGCTCGAGGAGCCCGAGAAGTTCATCCTGACCCTTGACGGCGAGAGGATAATCAACGTTGACGTCAAGCTCGGTTACAACCTGAGGGGAATAGAATGGATAGCCATGAGGAGGAACTACATCCAGATACTCTACCTCGCCGAGAGGATGTGCGGCATCTGCTCCTTCTCCCACAACCACACCTACTCCAGGGCCGTGGAGGAGATGGCCGGTATCGAGGTCCCCGAGAGGGCCGAGTACATCCGCGTGATAATCGGCGAGCTGGAGAGGATTCACTCCCACCTGCTCAACCTCGGCGTCGTCGGCCACGCCATAGGCTACGACACCGTCCTGCACCTCACGTGGCTCGCCAGGGAAAAGGTCATGGACGTTCTCGAGTTCATAGGCGGCAACAGGGTCAACTACGCGATGAACACGATAGGCGGCGTCAGGAGGGACATCGAGGAGAAGCACGTCAGGGCGATAAAGGAGATGATAGAGTACTACAGGAGAGACGTCCTGCCGAAGGTGGAGGAGGTCTTCCTCTACGATCCGACCATCGAGGCCAGACTGAGGGACGCGGGGGTTATCCCCCGGAGGATAGCCATCGAGTACAGCGCCCAGGGGCCGACGGCGAGGGGAAGCGGCGTTAAGAAGGACGTCCGCTACAACGAGAGGCTCGGCGTTTACCCTGACCTCGGGATCAAGCCGGTAACGCCAAAGGAGTTCACCGGCGTCGTCAAGGGGGACATCTTTGACAGGATGGTCGTTAGGGTCGGGGAGCTGTGGCAGAGCCTTGAGCTCATCGAAAAGGCCATAGACAGGATGCCCGGTGGCAAGATAAAGGCCGTGCCGAAGGACAACGCCCTCCTCTTCCAGCTCAAGAAGGCCGAGGGAGAGGGAGTCGGCAGGTACGAGGCCCCGAGGGGAGAGCTGATCCACTACGTCATCGCCCAGAAGGGCAGGGACGGGCCGGTTAGGTGGAAGATGAGGGAGCCGACGTTTCCAAACCTGTTCGCGATAGCCAGGGCTCTGGTGAGCGAGCAGGTGGCGGACGTGCCCGTCGCGATAGCCTCGATAGACCCGTGCCTGAGCTGTACAGACAGGGTCGCGGTGGTGGACGCGAACACCGGGGAGAGGAAGGTTCTCACCGAGAAGGACCTCCTCAGGCTCTCCATCGAGAAGACGAGGGAGCTCAATCCTGAGGTAAAGGCGAAACCCGAGGTGGTTGGAGTTGGCTGTCCGAGGGGTGGTGGGCTATGA
- a CDS encoding NADH-quinone oxidoreductase subunit K: MIPFQFITAFLMMAMGIYALLYRRNLIKLILALNIIDSGIHLLLISFGYRVELGRIPTAPIYTGYETVKGAMVAPLPQALTLTSIVIGVCVLALAMALTMNAYRHYGSLDVKELRRLRG, translated from the coding sequence ATGATACCCTTCCAGTTCATCACGGCCTTCCTCATGATGGCCATGGGGATCTACGCGCTCCTCTACAGGAGGAACCTCATCAAGCTCATCCTGGCCCTCAACATCATCGACTCCGGGATACACCTGCTCCTCATAAGCTTCGGGTACAGGGTGGAACTCGGCCGGATACCGACCGCGCCAATCTACACCGGCTACGAGACGGTGAAGGGCGCCATGGTGGCCCCGCTCCCCCAGGCGCTGACCCTCACGAGCATCGTCATAGGAGTCTGCGTGCTGGCGCTCGCAATGGCCCTCACGATGAACGCCTACAGACACTACGGAAGCCTCGACGTTAAGGAGCTCAGGAGGCTGAGAGGATGA
- a CDS encoding proton-conducting transporter transmembrane domain-containing protein: MMLPYLIVVPLLGAFAMPIIGLLGEKAREAWAVVVTAVTLGVAVEVFNTVWRGGILLYTLGGKGPLGNGVSFPVRIVWEVDLVSALFALMVTFVAFVAVLYSTEYMRHDTGLEKYYTLVILLEVGMLGIAITGDLFNFYVFLEIMSIASYALVAFRNDTWEGIEAGIKYMFVGSLASSFVLLGIVLLYGEYGTLTMAYIAKMVAENPTFTAKVALGFLIGGLLFKSGAVPVHMWLADAHPAAPSSISAMLSGLVIKIGGTYALARLAFSVFSLGINVRTMGWVIVLFACATLIAGNAMAVVQTDMKRLFAFSSVGQIGYILLGTGIGLAAYGSDVGNLALAGAIYHTVNHAIIKALLFLVAGAVIHQIGTRNLNELSGIAKRMPVTSFAFLVGAAAIIGLPPMNGFASKWLIYESSALFNPLVAVIAVIGTAFSFAAYIRVLFTFFGRPSERVLTAREPGKAMLVPMLLLVVAIIIMGLFPWYIGDRIMVPAAKTLENTGAYILALTGGA; encoded by the coding sequence ATGATGCTTCCGTACCTCATAGTAGTCCCGCTCCTTGGAGCGTTCGCGATGCCGATAATCGGTCTCCTCGGAGAGAAGGCCAGGGAGGCATGGGCTGTAGTAGTCACCGCCGTCACCCTCGGCGTCGCCGTGGAAGTCTTCAACACGGTATGGCGGGGAGGTATACTGCTCTACACCCTCGGGGGAAAGGGCCCCCTCGGAAACGGGGTCTCCTTCCCGGTAAGGATAGTCTGGGAGGTCGACCTGGTAAGTGCGCTCTTCGCCCTGATGGTGACCTTCGTCGCGTTCGTGGCGGTGCTCTACTCAACGGAGTACATGAGGCACGACACGGGCCTCGAGAAGTACTACACCCTCGTTATCCTCCTCGAGGTCGGGATGCTCGGCATAGCGATAACCGGCGACCTCTTCAACTTCTACGTCTTCCTTGAGATAATGAGCATAGCCAGCTACGCCCTCGTCGCCTTCAGGAACGACACCTGGGAGGGCATCGAGGCGGGCATAAAGTACATGTTCGTCGGCTCTCTCGCCAGCTCCTTCGTCCTCCTCGGGATAGTGCTACTGTACGGGGAGTATGGAACGCTGACCATGGCCTACATAGCCAAGATGGTGGCCGAGAACCCGACGTTCACAGCCAAGGTGGCCCTTGGATTTCTCATCGGCGGACTGCTGTTCAAGAGCGGCGCCGTTCCCGTCCATATGTGGCTCGCCGACGCCCACCCTGCCGCGCCCAGCTCAATCAGCGCCATGCTCTCGGGCCTCGTCATCAAGATAGGGGGAACCTACGCACTGGCGAGGCTCGCCTTCAGCGTCTTCAGCCTCGGAATAAACGTCAGGACGATGGGATGGGTGATAGTACTCTTCGCCTGCGCCACCCTGATAGCGGGCAACGCCATGGCCGTGGTTCAGACGGATATGAAGAGGCTCTTCGCCTTCTCCAGCGTGGGGCAGATAGGCTACATCCTCCTCGGGACGGGGATAGGCCTGGCCGCCTACGGGAGCGACGTCGGCAACCTCGCCCTCGCCGGGGCGATATACCACACCGTCAACCACGCGATTATCAAGGCCCTCCTCTTCCTCGTCGCGGGGGCCGTCATACATCAGATAGGAACGAGAAACCTCAACGAGCTGAGCGGTATAGCCAAGAGGATGCCCGTCACGAGCTTCGCCTTCCTCGTCGGCGCCGCGGCCATAATCGGCCTCCCCCCGATGAACGGCTTCGCGAGCAAGTGGCTCATCTACGAGAGCTCCGCGCTCTTCAACCCGCTGGTGGCGGTCATAGCGGTGATAGGCACGGCCTTCAGTTTCGCCGCCTACATCAGGGTGCTCTTCACGTTCTTTGGAAGGCCCAGCGAGAGGGTATTGACCGCGAGGGAGCCGGGGAAGGCCATGCTCGTGCCCATGCTCCTCCTCGTGGTGGCCATAATAATCATGGGCCTCTTCCCGTGGTACATCGGCGACAGGATCATGGTGCCCGCGGCGAAGACGCTCGAGAACACCGGCGCCTACATACTCGCCCTGACGGGGGGTGCGTGA
- a CDS encoding DUF4040 domain-containing protein has translation MNALSLDMAVQFGILLGILVAAYITITMRDLLSAAIASAAMSLLLSLEFYMLHAPDVAIAEAAVGAGVVTAVVVYGIAKTERWEREGP, from the coding sequence ATGAACGCCCTCTCACTCGACATGGCGGTACAGTTCGGGATACTCCTCGGCATTCTCGTGGCGGCGTACATCACGATAACCATGCGTGACCTCCTCAGCGCGGCCATAGCGTCCGCGGCTATGAGCCTGCTCCTCAGCCTGGAGTTCTACATGCTCCACGCCCCCGATGTGGCGATAGCCGAGGCCGCAGTCGGGGCGGGCGTCGTCACGGCCGTTGTCGTCTATGGAATCGCAAAAACAGAGAGATGGGAGCGTGAGGGACCATGA
- a CDS encoding monovalent cation/H+ antiporter subunit E: MRFIAAFVWSLILWLVLTAGSRGLLWSTEELVAGVIFSAVVAFATRDVIGERASRFLNPVKWVGFAVYAIGPLFWGMVKANFDVAYRVITGRIKPGIVRVPVDLENDAQYTIMSNSITLTPGTLTIDACPDEKALYVHWINVTEREPESSEVVAGPFEKWARRLGR; this comes from the coding sequence GTGCGTTTCATTGCTGCATTTGTTTGGTCATTAATACTCTGGTTGGTGCTCACGGCGGGCAGTAGGGGGTTACTCTGGAGCACGGAAGAGCTCGTTGCCGGGGTAATCTTCTCGGCGGTGGTGGCGTTCGCCACGAGGGACGTGATAGGGGAGAGGGCATCCCGCTTCCTTAACCCCGTTAAATGGGTGGGCTTTGCCGTCTACGCCATCGGCCCGCTCTTCTGGGGCATGGTGAAGGCCAACTTCGACGTTGCCTACCGCGTCATCACGGGCAGGATAAAGCCCGGAATCGTCCGGGTCCCGGTTGACCTCGAGAACGACGCCCAGTACACCATAATGAGCAACTCCATAACGCTGACGCCCGGAACCCTCACGATAGACGCGTGCCCCGATGAGAAGGCCCTCTACGTCCACTGGATAAACGTGACGGAGAGGGAGCCGGAGAGCTCTGAAGTCGTGGCCGGCCCATTTGAGAAGTGGGCGAGGAGGCTGGGAAGATGA
- a CDS encoding Na(+)/H(+) antiporter subunit B — translation MSLIVKTTARATIPLIGIFGAYVVSHGHLTPGGGFQGGATIAGAGILFLIAFGFGEMEKRYSHGLYSALEGLGGLAFLGAAMLGLGVAFFYNTLWHNGPLFNGRPGTLLSAGYLPIMNLAVGLKVFTGLVSAMVAIAAYRRWGE, via the coding sequence ATGAGCCTCATAGTCAAAACCACCGCGAGGGCGACGATTCCGCTCATAGGTATATTCGGCGCCTACGTGGTCTCGCACGGTCACCTAACGCCGGGAGGAGGCTTCCAGGGGGGCGCTACCATAGCCGGGGCTGGAATACTGTTCCTCATAGCCTTCGGCTTCGGTGAGATGGAAAAACGCTACAGCCATGGCCTCTACTCGGCCCTCGAAGGCCTGGGCGGGCTGGCTTTCCTCGGGGCGGCCATGCTCGGCCTCGGCGTGGCGTTCTTCTACAACACCCTCTGGCACAACGGGCCCCTCTTCAACGGCCGGCCGGGGACGCTGCTTTCCGCCGGTTACCTGCCGATAATGAACCTCGCCGTTGGATTGAAGGTCTTCACGGGGCTGGTCAGCGCGATGGTGGCCATAGCCGCCTACAGGAGGTGGGGCGAATGA
- a CDS encoding NADH-quinone oxidoreductase subunit C: MNVDEFAKVFGERFPDAEVRISENKQPHPRRRVWVTVGRDRFHEAMAFIKELDPTAQFSIIIARDAGETLEAKYHLELFWEDGESVSLIIGTSAPKENPTLPTVTDVFPSALAYEREVQEFLGIRYEGIPDPRRLFLPDDWPEGVYPLRLDDTGIKPEMVKNAGHPYSLKKEGER, encoded by the coding sequence ATGAACGTTGACGAGTTCGCGAAGGTCTTCGGTGAGAGGTTTCCCGATGCGGAGGTAAGAATCAGCGAGAACAAGCAACCTCACCCGCGGAGGAGGGTCTGGGTCACGGTCGGGCGGGATAGGTTCCACGAGGCGATGGCGTTCATAAAGGAGCTCGATCCCACCGCCCAGTTCTCCATAATCATCGCAAGGGACGCGGGCGAGACGCTCGAGGCTAAGTACCACCTGGAGCTCTTCTGGGAGGATGGCGAGAGCGTCTCGCTGATAATCGGCACGAGCGCCCCCAAGGAGAACCCAACGCTCCCGACAGTAACGGACGTCTTCCCGAGTGCCCTTGCCTACGAGAGGGAAGTGCAGGAGTTCCTCGGCATCAGATACGAGGGAATACCCGACCCGAGGAGGCTCTTCCTGCCGGACGACTGGCCGGAGGGGGTCTACCCGCTCAGGCTGGACGACACAGGAATCAAGCCAGAGATGGTGAAGAACGCGGGGCATCCCTACAGTCTGAAAAAGGAGGGAGAGCGATGA
- a CDS encoding respiratory chain complex I subunit 1 family protein gives MNLIYATLGFIGVYVYVSLVSLLWEGMDRKLVARMQRRMGPPLLQPFYDFLKLVGKESIIPRDASRFFELAPVLTLATSIALLAYTPLGFEPIFGTKGDVIVFVYLITLMGFFRALGAISSGSPYAQIGAQREMVLIASKEVPMMLALFAVLWRLNGLGVSRPFGMGTFYEHNVWELGTPLSVIGTLILLFVFLLWLSSEIEVGYFDVPEAETELAEGPMVEYSGRHLALFELASAIKIFVSASLVVAVFFPWGVSGYLGLTGVTALVAELLFHTLKVFAVLFAGMSLFRAITGRLRINQAVSTFWTRLFPAAIVGALLLVIDTLGVVA, from the coding sequence ATGAACCTCATATACGCTACCCTTGGTTTCATAGGGGTTTACGTCTACGTCTCGCTCGTCTCGTTGCTCTGGGAGGGGATGGACAGGAAACTCGTTGCGAGAATGCAGAGGAGGATGGGCCCCCCGTTGCTCCAGCCCTTCTACGACTTCCTGAAACTCGTGGGCAAGGAGTCGATAATCCCGAGGGACGCCAGTCGGTTCTTCGAGCTGGCCCCGGTGTTGACTCTCGCGACGTCGATAGCGCTCTTAGCTTACACACCTCTCGGCTTCGAGCCAATCTTTGGGACGAAAGGCGACGTTATAGTCTTCGTTTACCTCATCACCCTCATGGGTTTCTTCCGCGCTTTGGGTGCCATCAGCTCCGGTTCTCCCTACGCCCAGATCGGGGCCCAGAGGGAGATGGTTCTCATCGCGTCAAAGGAGGTCCCCATGATGCTCGCCCTCTTCGCGGTTCTCTGGCGCCTCAACGGACTCGGGGTTAGCAGGCCGTTCGGCATGGGCACTTTCTACGAGCACAACGTGTGGGAACTCGGGACGCCGCTCAGCGTCATAGGGACGCTCATACTCCTCTTCGTCTTCCTCCTCTGGCTCTCCAGCGAGATAGAGGTCGGGTACTTCGACGTACCCGAGGCGGAGACCGAGCTCGCGGAAGGCCCCATGGTCGAGTACAGCGGCAGGCACTTAGCTTTATTCGAGCTCGCCAGCGCTATAAAGATCTTCGTGAGCGCGAGCCTCGTCGTGGCCGTGTTCTTCCCCTGGGGGGTCTCAGGCTATCTCGGACTCACGGGGGTTACGGCCCTTGTCGCCGAACTCCTCTTCCACACCCTCAAGGTCTTCGCCGTGCTCTTCGCGGGCATGAGCCTCTTCAGGGCAATAACAGGAAGACTCAGGATAAACCAGGCCGTGAGCACGTTCTGGACGAGGCTCTTCCCGGCGGCGATAGTCGGGGCACTGCTCCTGGTCATTGACACCCTGGGGGTGGTGGCATGA